The Astyanax mexicanus isolate ESR-SI-001 chromosome 20, AstMex3_surface, whole genome shotgun sequence genome contains a region encoding:
- the akap1a gene encoding A-kinase anchor protein 1, mitochondrial, with protein MLSPHLRPLVPLSALALLGCCWYAFRKRRRRNLGEQIKEEEASTSASLQSLKDSPGEQEGRTPQDSHSDHNLNLKDSSPDSSQANSSIMDELPILHETLLTNTTTSTSTPRLLKGDRPEPEGEISEAQASALLSMKLEMENEKDSNTSKGHQDFKAGETNTSWPESDANSSVQQPPSIVSSKGHLVTMLSETKSNKKVEQVSASLVNEAIHAATEEILTTSDVILQKKDQLQTEDQDKKDISKNKALLMQECKTGSSPVPNIVQKDCATHTKTVEERIYSVGDLNDQSQVGEDSGCSTCHSEDWISAEEASCRGELWSSPSEQGFGPPVSVGSESKTPEMLLNLGRRNGNCQEDKADVSKGTNEVTCMKSESSSLTTTPPSSALTLWDIEVPAHLVGRLIGKQGRHVGFLKQNSGAKIYVSALPYTHEFQICHIEGSKVQVENALTLIRKKFKDLDLSNRRGHVTASLPSLPVTSWLLLPQDSPVEVIVPRVESANYLFVQQHTHPTYYALHSLNEQMLFCYSRPGCPSLPTPVEAGVVCAAPSADGGWWRAQVIQHFKDSDNVQIRYVDYGGYVMFNLSALRQIRSDFVALPFQGSEVMLENLAPLPGKKEFSLEAKEALEELTQGLPLIIKVTGTQSGLPLVHMWRQAGEQMVSVNGLLVERGLCSWLDSH; from the exons ATGCTGTCGCCACATCTCAGGCCCCTTGTGCCTCTGTCGGCGCTGGCTCTGCTCGGCTGTTGCTGGTACGCCTttagaaagaggaggaggaggaacctTGGAGAGCAGATTAAAGAAGAGGAAGCTTCCACGAGTGCCAGTTTACAGAGCCTGAAGGACAGCCCGGGGGAGCAGGAGGGTAGAACACCTCAGGATTCTCACAGTGACCACAATTTGAACCTGAAAGATAGCTCTCCAGATAGCTCTCAGGCTAACAGCAGTATCATGGATGAGTTGCCTATTCTTCATGAAACCTTACTAACCAACACCACCACGTCTACATCAACTCCACGGCTTTTGAAAGGAGATCGCCCAGAGCCAGAAGGGGAGATTTCAGAGGCTCAAGCATCTGCACTTCTTTCCATGAAGCTGGAAATGGAGAATGAGAAAGACAGCAACACTTCTAAAGGCCATCAGGACTTCAAGGCTGGTGAGACAAACACCTCCTGGCCTGAATCTGATGCTAACTCCTCTGTACAACAGCCTCCAAGCATCGTCTCCTCCAAAGGTCATTTAGTCACTATGCTGTCTGAGACCAAGAGTAATAAGAAAGTTGAGCAGGTCAGTGCTAGCTTGGTCAATGAGGCCATCCATGCTGCCACCGAAGAGATCCTGACAACTTCTGATGTCATTTTACAAAAGAAAGACCAACTTCAGACTGAAGACCAAGACAAGAAAGACATCAGTAAAAACAAAGCTTTATTGATGCAGGAGTGCAAGACTGGATCTAGTCCTGTACCCAATATAGTGCAGAAAGATTGTGCCACTCACACTAAGACAGTAGAGGAACGTATCTATTCAGTGGGTGATCTGAATGACCAATCCCAAGTAGGAGAGGATTCTGGATGCAGCACATGCCATTCAGAAGATTGGATAAGTGCAGAGGAAGCAAGTTGCAGAGGAGAGCTTTGGTCAAGCCCTTCCGAACAGGGCTTTGGCCCTCCTGTTTCAGTAGGTTCTGAaagtaaaactccagaaatgttgCTCAACTTGGGCAGAAGAAATGGAAACTGCCAAGAAGACAAGGCAGATGTCTCCAAAG GTACTAATGAGGTAACATGCATGAAGAGCGAGAGCAGCAGCCTAACCACTACACCTCCAAGCTCAGCCCTCACTCTCTGGGATATAGAAGTGCCAGCG CATCTTGTTGGGCGATTAATTGGAAAACAAGGGAGGCATGTTGGCTTCTTGAAGCAAAACTCTGGCGCCAAGATCTATGTGTCTGCTCTGCCTTACACTCATGAGTTTCAGATCTGTCATATTGAGG GATCAAAGGTGCAGGTGGAGAACGCACTGACACTAATCAGGAAGAAGTTTAAAGATTTGGATTTGAGTAACCGGCGTGGTCACGTGACTGCTTCCCTCCCTTCTCTTCCAGTGACTTCCTGG CTGCTGCTCCCTCAGGACAGTCCAGTGGAGGTCATCGTGCCGAGGGTGGAGTCAGCCAACTACCTCTTTGTACAGCAGCACACACACCCTACCTACTATGCCCTGCACAGCCTCAATGAACAGATGCTCTTCTGCTACTCTCGCCCGGGATGCCCCAGCCTGCCCACTCCAGTCGAAG cGGGGGTGGTGTGTGCAGCCCCCTCTGCAGATGGCGGCTGGTGGAGGGCTCAGGTTATCCAGCACTTCAAAGACTCTGATAACGTCCAGATCAGATATGTGGACTACGGTGGCTATGTCATGTTTAACCTCAGTGCCCTCAGACAGATACG GTCAGATTTTGTGGCGCTGCCTTTCCAAGGTTCTGAAGTTATGTTGGAAAATCTTGCACCGTTACCAG GCAAAAAGGAGTTTTCACTCGAGGCCAAAGAAGCTCTTGAAGAATTAACACAGGGGCTTCCTTTGATCATAAAG GTCACAGGCACTCAGAGCGGACTGCCCTTGGTGCATATGTGGCGGCAGGCAGGAGAACAG ATGGTTTCGGTGAATGGACTGCTGGTTGAGCGTGGACTTTGCTCGTGGTTAGACAGCCACTAA